Genomic DNA from Acetilactobacillus jinshanensis:
TCGTTTTATTAATGGTGCCCTGAACGTCTGGAGTCGTTTTAAAAATCTTCCAGTCTACATCAACTAACTTTAGTTGGTGTAATGCGGCAAAATTAAAGTTTAATGATGGCTTGTTAAACATGAACTGTTTAACAACTGCTGCTTTAGAAACTTTAAAATGATCTTGGTCATCCATATGTTTAATTAAAAAGTTAAGCAAACCCAATGTATCCGAAGTCTGGGTCTTTTCCGTTAATTTAGCGTTCTGGTCGTCGTTAATGTTTTCATCAAAATTCGTTAAACTGTTGACGATTCGAGGTCGAATTTTGGGCTTCTTGGCCATTCGTTTTAATTGTTTTCTGCTAATTCTCATGGTGATTACCACTTTCTAAGGCTTTATTCTTGATTACCACTTCTGCGTAATGAATGATGCTTAAAGCCATGACGGCATATTCAGCAATCGCTTTCTTTAAATTCGGGTAACCGTGCGTTTTGAAATGCTGAACGATGGTTCCCCGTTTATTAATCGGCTTTAAATAGCTGAACATACTGTGAGGATTATTCATGTATCGAACTAGCCCGCCACTGTAAATTGGGATCACGTTAATTTTTTGAAGCTTGGTTTGTTTGAGCTGTAAATTATAGATGATTTTAACGGATTCAACAGCGACTTTTAGTAAATTACCGTCATCGTTAAAATGAATATCATTGTGATCATCAACAGTAAAGTGTAAATTGATGCTAAAGCCTAAAGCCTTAGTGTCGCTAACCTGAAGATGAGCAAAATTGACTAACGTAACGACGTAATGATATGCGTCTAGAGGTAATAACCTTACGTTCAATCCGTAAGGTTGTTTCTTCATGTCATCCGTTAAATTCTCGAGATTTAGCATTGTAGTCTCCTTTAAAGTAAAGTATCTTCTGTCCTTAATATCTTATGTTATAATTAATTTGTCAAATCGATGGAGGATTAGCTCAGTTGGTCCAGAGCACTTGCATCACACGCAAGGGGTCGTGGGTTCGAATCCCACATCCGCCATAACAGTTAGTAAAAAAGACTTATCATTTTTTATGATAAGTCTTTTTCTTATCTCGTTATTTTGATTAATGAATAAATCCGGTCATAACACCACCGAGAACAACTAACGCAACACCTGATAAGGTGTATGCAAGCGATTTACCACTCTTGTGCTCACGGAGAACCACTAACCCGATGAATGTCGCAACGACAGTTGTCATCTGAGATAACGTAAATCCAGTTGAGACACCGTTTAAGATCATTGAAATCAAGTACGATAACGTTCCAAAGCCAGAGTTAAATCCAGTTAAAACGTTAGTAAACGTTGCTTTACTCAAAACAGCATGGGAACGTGGGTAAAAGATTAAAGCGATCAATACAGCACTGATAATCATACCAACCGTTTGGCCAGGAAACGTTGACCAGCCCGAAGCATCTGGGATTCTTGGCAACGTGGAACAAGCAGTGTAACCAATTCCCGTTCCAATAATTAGTTCCAGAACATACTTGATGAACTTCTTTTTATTTTTAATGGATTGGTGTTTTTTACCGGTGCGGGTCGTTAGAAAGACTCCAAGGATAATTAGGACAATCGCAATTCCACCAATGGTCTTAGCGATTGCACTTTTCCAACTACCAAAGAATGCAACACCAATAAAATTAACGCCAAGTAGTTGAATTCCCGCGGTAATTGGGGATGTGGTGGCAACACCTAAATTAATGAATGCTCGGTATTGGGCTAATTGACCTAATGACCAGCCCACACCACCTAAGAAACTCCACCAGAAAATTGATGGTGTCATCAGCGGCTGTTTGATTAAATAGATCAAAATCCCAACGACTAAAGCACCATAAGTGGTTCCAACTAACTGTTGAATTGGTTTACCGCTACATATATGCGTCCATAGTGGTGTACAGCCCCAGAAGAACGCTGGTAACAACGCAATTAAAATATTCATTTGTCAATCACTCCTTGGTGTTTAATTGGGTTCGAATAGGTCCAATATTACACTGTTATGAAGTATATTACCTGATTAAGAAATAAATAAAATCTTAGTTATCAAGGTTATTAAAGCCCTGAATTAAGAGCTTTAAAAGAATTCTCTGGGATTGATTACTCATTCCTTTTAAGAGTTCAGTCCCCGTAATTAAGCCTTTCTTTCGGTAAGCTGATAAATAGGTTTTACCGGATTTGGTCAGTTTAATAATTTGGCAACGTCCATCACGTTTTGAGCGTTTCATTTCTAATAAACCCTTTTTAACCATTTTCTTAACGACTTCCTGAATGGTCTGATGAGCACAGCCCATGAAAATGGCTAGGTCCGTCATAGTACTGTTTGGGTACTTATTGGTGTAAAACAAAACGTCTGCTTGACGTGAAGTTAAACCAACTTTACGGAGATGTGAATTCCGGTTTCGGTTAATCGAATTCGCGATTTTTAAAAGTAATGAGATCAATTTATAACGATCTTTAATTCGTAACATTTTTAAAAGACCTTATGAGGAATGATTTCACAGTTGAAATTATCGTGTCCCGATGCTAATTGAGTAATATCAATATGAATTAAGCCAAGTCGATCTAATGACAGTAAGTCAAAGTTTAAGGAATTTTGGTTAGTTTTTAGAATTTTGATTAAATGACTCTGGCTTGTTGAAACACGCCAGTCGTAATTAGATTCATTAACTAATTCCTTTAACAAAGACAAAGCGTCATAACGATCACTCTTTAATGCTTTATATTGATGAGAACGGAGATTAGCGCCTAAATCGAAATGTTTGATATTCGCTTGAACTTTAGGGTTAATAGCGGGTTTATGAAGCATCTTTTTAACTGTTTTCTTGTTAGGTTTCATTAAAAAGCTCCTTTATAGCAAAAATAAGGCACCTCAAGAGGTGTCGTTTGCTTGCCTGTTACGCAATTTAATTATAACATATGTCATTTTAAGACGCTGACAAAAAATGCCGTTGCTTTTTAAGCAACGGTTGATGATCGTTATATTTTACTTCTATTCCATTTCTTCAATTGATTTGGTTGCCTCGTCTTTGGCCATAGTCACGCTTAAAGTTATTTGAAATGTGCTTAATATTTTCACAGACTTCTTTTGGTAAATAAAAGATCGCGTTTATTAAATATCGGGTTGTCCGATTATAATCGGAAGCATTTAATTTTAAAACTACAATAATAAGAACTAACCAGAAAACTACAGAGAACATTATTCAAGACCTCCCGAAAGTTTGGCCACCATTTTAGCTAATAATTTATCTTCGGTATTAACCTGTTGCGTTAAATAATTAATTAAACTCGTTTTCATCATTAATTGCTTTTTTAAACTATCGTTTTCTCGCATAACATCGATTAAGTTAATTCGTTTCATAAGGCAAGACCCTTTCATGATAATGCTACGTTTAAGTTTGTTAACGTAGTAATCTTCAAGGACGTGAATCCGTCCCTGGTATTAATGTAGAGATACGTGAACTAGCTAGTCATTGCTTTGAATATTCAATTTGCCTATCTCAATTAGCAATTTTTATATTAGTCCCTCGTTAACAAAAATGCAACGATAAATTAACACCTTTTGATATTTTGTTAACGGTGCTATAATAGCGGTAGTTAATGAGAAGGAATTGATATTTTGGTAAACGTAAACGAAACGAATTTAGCAAAGTACGTTCATGACGCGATTTTTAACAGTCATTTATCGTTACGAAAAGCAGCTAAAAAAGTCGGTGTATCAGCCGCCTATTTATCTAAATTAATAAATCATAAAGCAAATTCAAACCCTAAACCGTCAACTTTAAAGAAAATGGCCGACGGCTTAAAGATTAGTTACACTAACATGTGTAAAATTTTAGGTTACGATACTCGGAAACAGCGGGTTATCGATCTCAAGCAAGCAATTGATAATGATGATTACCTCACTTTTGGTGGTCGACCAATTAGTAAGGAAGAAAAGATTTTTGTTAAACGGATGCTAGATGGTGGCAACGATGATAATTGATGATGTGATCAATGACCTGGTGGCATTTGCTAAAAGGCATCATATCATAATTAAATTTTTAAAGATGCCAAGTGGAATGCGATCACTGGCATTTATTAAACAAAAATTTATTATTATTAACACGAACTGTCCTGAATCACAGTTACCCTTTAAAATTGCTCATGAATTAGGCCACGTTCTTTTAGAATCGGATGACCGAATCTTTCATTCTAAATCGATGGATAACCGCTTTTCTTCTGAAGGCACCGCTAACGACGTCGCCTTACACCTATTGATTAAATTTTATTTAGATGAATGCGAAGAGTATAATCTGAATAGTGTTCAGCCCATTATGGAGCAATTACACATTGCTCCTAAATTTTTGGCAAAGGTTCAACGGATCACCAAGGAATGCTTAACGCATTAAAATCTTGAATTAGATAAGGAATCGATAATGATTAAGCCGTATATTCATAAAGTTCAATATTACGAAACCGATAAGATGGGAATTACTAATAACACCAATTACGTTCGTTTTATGGAAGAAGCTCGGAATGATTATTTAGCTCAGATTAACTTCCCCTATTCAAAATTTGAAGATAACGGTATTATTTCACCCGTCGTTAAAATTAGCTGTGAGTACCGTAAGACGACCACTTATCCTGATCTCATCAAAATTCGGGTTCGAATTCTTAAAGTCAATCGATTTAAACTTATCGTTGGCTATGTAATGACGGTTAAAGGGCAGATCGTTTGCAGAGCTAAAAGTTCCCATTGCTTTATGACTAACGGTCGAATCATTAACATGGAAAAGCAGCTTCCTGACTTCTATCGTCAGTTAAAGGCTGAAGAAAAACGTGGTCAGCAGAATAATTAGCTTTATAATTAGTGGGTTTGTCTTTTTGTTAGGGATTCAAATGTATCGAAAACGACCTAGAATAAGGCAATCCGTTAATTTGATCTATGATTATTGCGTAGCTATATTACATCGTTTCGTAAATCGATAAGGAAGGTTAAATAGATGTTTGATAAAGCAACGTTACAAAAATTGCAAGCCGGCTTTCAAAAAGGCAAGTTACGAGGATTAATTAATACTGATCCAAGTCGATTAGCCCTTACTTTTGATGGCGCGACTCGACTTGGCGGGATGAAGATTAATACCGTCCGCATTCGTTTAGACGGTAAGCCAATCTTTTCTGCAGGGTTTGGAATTCCACCTCACAAAACATCTTATATTATGTTTACCATTGCGCCTAATCCTCATCACTACACCCTTGCTCACATCAATGAAGATTTAAAGCCCCTTAAAATTCAAGCTAGTTTGACCGGTGGTTCGTTACTTTTAATCTCGTTAGTTCGTGAAAAATCCTTCTTTGATTGTATCGGGAATATCCTTAAGGCAACCAAGATGTTAATTCGATAATTATTAAATTAAATTATTAAAAAATCGGTACGTAAAATTATTTTATGTACCGATTTTGTTTTACTTGTCATGCTTGTGCTTTTTAAATACGTTCGGAATCCCTTTTCTTAACGGGGTGTTATTAATCGTTGTTCGTTGTCGTGAGCCAAAGATTCGGCTCTGAATTTCTGAATTCCAAGGCTTCGAATTTAACTTCTGCTGGTTCATCCAACGTTGCGCTTTATCAATTGACGTTAGATGATGTCGTTTCCACTTCATTACTAAACGGTTTAAGTATGGCAATGATTCTCGATAACTGTGACAATGTTGCTTTGAGTACTGAATTCCGTACATCACCATTGCGGTATTAAGATATGATGCTAATTTAACTAAGGCCCTAGTGACTTGCGCGTCTTCACGATGCCAGATGATTAGCCACTGATTCTGAAGTGTTTTGTGGGTTATTTGATCGTCATGAGCTTTAATGATTTGCCCTACTTTGGGATTAGTTAATTCATGATGACTCTTACCTAATTCGTTTATAATTAATAATTTATTATTAATTACTAGATAATGATCATCACTTAATTCTTTAAGGCCCGTTTTAAATTTACTCAAACCATCTTTTGAATGTGTAGATAATTCAATTAAATCAATATGGGTATGATTACCTAATTGAATTAAGTATGCGTAAATGCCCTTTGCTCGCCAGCTTAACCGACGATCATTAAGAACGTGTTGTAGATTAACCTGGGCTTGGCCCTGGCTAATTAATTCCATAGTTAACACTCCGTTAATCGTTATTCATTTTGATTTTACTTGATTTATCGGTAACAAGCCAATCATTGTTTATTTTATTTAGATATCGGTTAGAATAATAACTGAAGAAACGTTGAAAGCGCTTTATCTATCAGAATCGAGGTTCTTTATATGCCAGCCATTCCAAAGACAATGAAAGCATGGGAAGTTGTAAAGCAAGGCTCAGTTAATAAGAAGCCATTCCCGTTAAAATACGTTACTAAACCAGTTCCACAACCGAAACCCGGTGAAACCTTAGTTAAAGTATTGGCTTGTGGTGTTTGCCACACCGATCTTCACGTAACCGAAGGTGATCTTCCGGTTCATAAGAAGCTATTAACACCAGGTCATGAAATCGTGGGCATCGTCGTTAAAAACGGGAAAAACGCTCACCGATTCAAGATTGGTGACCGGATTGGAATTCCGTGGCTTCGTTGGACCTGCGGCGTCTGCGAATACTGCCGTTCAGGTCACGAAAATCTGTGTCCAAACTCTAAGTACACTGGTTGGGATCATGATGGTGGTTACGCTCAATATGCTACCGTCCCTGAAGGATATGCCTACCACATCCCGAAACGCTTTAAATCCGTTGAAGCAGCACCGTTATTATGTGCCGGGATTATCGGTTACCGAGCTTATGAACGAGCTAATGTCCCCGCCGGTGGTAAATTAGGTCTCTACGGCTTTGGTGGATCTGCCCATATTACTGCCCAAATTGCCTTAGCTCAAGGGATTCAAGTCCACGTCTTTACTCGTGGTGGTGATGCTGGCCGATACGCTAAGAAATTAGGTTGCAGCTCAGTAAACAATACCTATGACGTATCACCAGTTCCATTGGATTCATCAATCATTTACGCACCCGTTGGTGATTGTGTACCGAACGCTTTAAAGAGTCTTCGTTCTGGTGGAACTCTAGCATTGGCCGGAATTCATATGACCGACATCCCTCAGATGAGTTATGAAGACCATATCTTCCACGAAAAGACGTTAACTAGTGTTGAAAGTAACACCCGTCACGATGGTGAAACGTTCTTGACCTTAGCTGATCGTTTAGGAATTCAGCCACATGTTACCACTTATCCACTGGACAAAGCTGATCAGGCTTTGAAGCGAGTATCTAAAGGTGACCTTAAAGGTGCCTGCGTTTTAAAAGTCGCAGATAAGTAAAATTAATTATCAATTAATAAACTAAAAATCTCACAATTATTCATTTGAAAATGATTGTGAGATTTTTTATCTGTCTTAGTTATTATCTAATGCAATAATTTTTCAAACTGATTTTCATTAATGATCTTAACGTGTTTAGCAACCGCAGCCCGATACTTTCTAGAATTACTCTTATGGTTAGTAATCAAATAAGCAGTCTTACCATTGACGTCACTCTGCATCTTGCCACCGTTTTGTTTAATTAACGTGGTGAAGTGCTTACGTGGTTTGCTTAATGTACCGGTAATTACGAACTTCATTCCAGCTAATTTCTGAGCTGACTTTGGCTTTGCCTTAGCTGAGGAAGATTTTTGATCGTCAATCATATCCAGATATGGCGTTAAGTTTTGCAGCTGTTTAATCATATCAGGTGAGAACAAATCATCAATTACGGGAACTGATGATTGACCAAAGCCCTTTAGCTGTGGGATCTCAACGATTAATTTATGGTGCATAGCTTGTAAACGCTTTGGATCACTCAAAATGGGTTTAAAATTCTTAATCCGTTTAGCGATTGGCTTTAGTAAAGCTAAACCTGCGTTATTTAATGGTAACCCCATTAGAACTCGAGCTAATGGACGAGACTGGGCTTTGCGTAATTCGTCTTGTAATGTATCCCATCGTTTAGTGCCAAAGCCTTTGATGCTCATAAATTTCTTCTTATCAATTCGCCAGAGACTGCTGAAATCATGCGGGTCAATCAGATGTTCATCAATTAACTTAGCGATGATCTTATACGATAAGCCCATGATATTTAAGCACGGCTTTGAAACAAACCGTTTCCAGCGGTGAATCATCACGGTCTTGGAATGCTTGTTAATGGGTAGATATAGATAAGCACCTTTTCGAATGGCTCCTTTAGGGATCGTCTTAGAAATGGGAACTTCTTTGCCGGTTCGGAAGGCTTTGATTGGTTTAATCATCTTAGGAATGACATCGTTCATCCGTCGAACCGTAACGTGATCATATAGCATGATCCCACGGCGTTTGATATCAGGCATTGATGCTAACGAAGCTTTACTGATTTCGGAACCGAGGATATGAACGGGGTGCTTTAAAATCCCAACCGGCGTTAATTTGCCATTAGCACTTTCCTGCCAGCGAACCTTTTGTAAAATGCCGATTGCTGACTTTGGTGGGAATTTCCAGCTGACACTATAACGTGGACCGTGCGGATTAAAACCGATTTTACTTAAATTAACTGTATAGTTTGGCTTGATGACCATCCCGTCGATTGGATGACCAACGGCCTTTCGCTTCCAATTTGGAAACGTGAACATGAAACGAATAATCTGACGATGACCCTCAGGAGTATTCGGGAATTGATGAACGTCTTTGATAATGTAGAAGCCCAGAGACTTTAAAAACTTTAACTGTTCCAATTCAGTTGGGTATTTATCGGTCCATTCATCACGGTTGATCAAGGTGTATACCGATAAGAAGATCCCACGCTTACCGGCAACCCGTGGATCCTTATTCATGATTGATCCGGAAGCAAGGTTACGTGAGTTAGCCCATTCATGATGCTTGTTGATGCGGTTAAAATCTTTATCATCAATTAAAGCTTCACCACGAACGACTAAATGACGTTTACCGATTCTTTGCCGAATCTTAGCGATATCCATCCGATTAAAATGATATAGTTCGTTAGTAATATCTTCACCAACGTGGCCTCCACCACGGGTTAAGGCCACGAACGGCTTCTTCATTCGTGGATCGTTAAAGTACAGGACAATTGACAAACCGTCTTCTTTTCGTTGAACTAAGAACGAATCAGTGTACCAGAGGTCGCCCTTCTTACGGTTCCACTTATCCAGAAACTTAGCAACGGCATCTTTGGTTCGAGTCTTATCTAACGACCCAATAAAGTATGGATGATGAACGTGTTTAAACGTGTTATCCGTATTATATGGGATGGTTGAAAAGTAATGATTAATGGCCTTATCATCAGGGAATTCTTGCTTGTATTGTTTTAATTCGAAGTACATGTTATCAAACTGACCATCGGACATGATCGGCTTACTATTGTAGTACGCTACGTCAGCTTGATGTAAGTGCTTGATTAACGTCTGAATTGCTTGTTTAGTTTTGGGAGTCATTGTTTTGCTCATCGTATCCCTCTTCCGAACTTGATCTAACTAAGTCTATTTTAACAGAAATTAAGTTAGTTATTACCACTGTAAAATCCAAAGGACTTGACCCAAAATATCAACAGGCTTAAGAAAATTCGAATAATTAACATTAAAAATGATGGGACTAATTGATTGTGATTATGTTAAGAAGTGATGACGATGCTCATCCGTGAAATAATTGCAATTTTATTTATGACCATAACCTGGTTGATCGGAATTAGTGTTCTCCTCAAATCATATTTTCATCAATATCACAAGAGAAAGACTGGCTAAATACTAGCCTTTTTATTTTGGCCAAACAAAAAAGAGTCCGTTATTCTATAACGAACTCTCTTTAAATTATTTTAAATTTATAATTACTTAGTTACTTTAGCTAACCAGTAATGCTTCTTACCTTTACGAACGACAACGAATTTCCCATGAAAAGCACTAGCTGGATCAACAGTAGCGCTCATGTCCTGAACTTTATCACCGTTGATATGAACGGCACCACTCTTAACATCCTGACGAGCCTGACGCTTAGATGGCTCAATCTTAGCGTCGACTAACCAGTCAATGATACCTTCTGGTTTGGATGAAATGTCAACACTTGGCATTCCATGGAAAGCCATTTGAGCTTCTTCATCGGTCAAACTCTTGATGTTGCCATGGAAGAAAGCATCGGTGATCTTCTGAGCCTGCTTCAAGCCCTTTTCACCGTGAACGAATTTAGTGACTTCTTCAGCTAACTTACGCTGAGCAACCCGTTTCCAAGGCGTCTTCTTGGTGATCTTTGCTAACTTAGTGATTTCATCATGGCTTAAGAACGTGAAGTACTTCAAGTACTTGATGACGTCAGCATCAGCCGTGTTGAACCAGAACTGGTAGAATTCGTAAGGACTGGTCTTCTTTGGGTCTAACCAGACGGCACCACCAGCGGTTTTACCGAACTTAGTACCATCAGACTTTAACATTAACGGGATGGTTAAGCCGTATGCCTGAGCCTTTGGTCCTTCGATCTTACGGATTAATTTAATTCCGTCAGTAATGTTACCCCATTGATCGGAACCGCCAACTTCTAGGTGAACGTCATGAGTCTTATATAAATGTAAGAAATCGATTGACTGTAAGATCTGGTAAGTGAATTCAGTGAATGAAATTCCGGCAGCTAAACGACTCTTGATGATTTCCTTATGGATCATGTCGTTGACGTTGAATAACTTACCGAACTTACGAAGGAAAGTTTCTAAGTTTAACTTGGATAACCAGTCGTAGTTGTTAACGATGGTAACGCCACCGTCTTTATCGAATAACTGCTTAGCCTGTTTAGTTAAGCACTTTTCATTGTGCTTAACCTGGGCCTGAGTCTGTAAGGTTCGTTCAGCTTTTTTGCCACTTGGATCACCAATCGCACCGGTCATTCCACCGATTAAAATTACCGGATGGAAACCAGCTTTCTGGAAACGCTTCAGGATCATAAACGGAATTAAATGACCAACGTGCATACTGTCACCAGTTGGATCGATTCCAGCGTAAACGCTGATCTTATGATGAGCTAATAATTTCTTTAGGCCTTTTTCATCAGTTTCTTGATTAATGGCGCCACGCCATTTTAAATCATCAATAATATCCATAATCATTTCTCCTTATTTAATTCAGTTCATTATTTATTCTGATTCGGCTTAGCATGTTTAATCCCAATCCCGGTTACTCCACTTAAGATGGAGAAGATTGGTGATAACAGACTAAAGAAGACGAATGGCATGTAGTCTAATACAGGTACGTTCAAGGCGTTGGCAACGAATGCTCCGGCAACGCCCCATGGTACTAAGTAGTTAATTACGGTACCACCATCTTCTAGAGCACGACTTAAGGCAACTGGTGCTAAGCCAGCTTTCTTGAACGGTTCGTTAAATGCGGCTGCTGGTAAGATGACGGATGAGTACTGTTCACCGATAAAGACGTTAACACCGATACAGGATAGAATAACGGCAGTAATTAAAGCACCGGTACTGTGTAAGTGACTAACTAACGGAGTCATAACGGCCTTGATAATACCTAGGTGCATTAATAATCCACCTAAGGCCAAAGCAATGATGACTAACGAAGCGGTGCTCATCATGTTCATGATGCCACCACGGCTAAGTAATGAATCAACAGCTTTGTGACCGGTCGTGGATTTGAAACCGTTGATAATGATGTTGTTGATGTTAGCTAACTTGAAACCGGGATGTTTAATAAAGATCATAATGCTCGAAACGGTAACGTTAATAAATAACGTCGAAACGGTTGGAATTCTTACCCAGGCACAGATGAACAGTAAAGCGATCGGTACGATTGCCCACCAGGTAACGTTGAAATTCTGTTCTAAGATGGCGATCGTTGTTCGAACACTGTGTAAACTAGCGTTGGTGTTACCGCCACCGATGAAGCAGAAGATAATGAACGTACAAATCAATGATGTGATCAATTAAATCAGCACCAACGACGGCAGCTGATAAGTTATCGGTTGCTGATAACGGTGAAGACTTATCACCAAAAATGGCACCACATAATACGGCACCGGCAACCATGGCTGGATCGATGTGCATCGTTAAGCCCATCCCCATGAAGGCAACACCTAAGGTTGAAATTACGGTAAAGGCACTACCAATGGCAGAACCAACGATTGCGGTAACGATGAAGACCGATGGTAAGAACCAACGAATGCTGATCAAATGGAACCCAAAGACCATCAAACTTGGGATCACACCGGCAGCGATCCAAGTCCCGAT
This window encodes:
- a CDS encoding BRCT domain-containing protein, which produces MSKTMTPKTKQAIQTLIKHLHQADVAYYNSKPIMSDGQFDNMYFELKQYKQEFPDDKAINHYFSTIPYNTDNTFKHVHHPYFIGSLDKTRTKDAVAKFLDKWNRKKGDLWYTDSFLVQRKEDGLSIVLYFNDPRMKKPFVALTRGGGHVGEDITNELYHFNRMDIAKIRQRIGKRHLVVRGEALIDDKDFNRINKHHEWANSRNLASGSIMNKDPRVAGKRGIFLSVYTLINRDEWTDKYPTELEQLKFLKSLGFYIIKDVHQFPNTPEGHRQIIRFMFTFPNWKRKAVGHPIDGMVIKPNYTVNLSKIGFNPHGPRYSVSWKFPPKSAIGILQKVRWQESANGKLTPVGILKHPVHILGSEISKASLASMPDIKRRGIMLYDHVTVRRMNDVIPKMIKPIKAFRTGKEVPISKTIPKGAIRKGAYLYLPINKHSKTVMIHRWKRFVSKPCLNIMGLSYKIIAKLIDEHLIDPHDFSSLWRIDKKKFMSIKGFGTKRWDTLQDELRKAQSRPLARVLMGLPLNNAGLALLKPIAKRIKNFKPILSDPKRLQAMHHKLIVEIPQLKGFGQSSVPVIDDLFSPDMIKQLQNLTPYLDMIDDQKSSSAKAKPKSAQKLAGMKFVITGTLSKPRKHFTTLIKQNGGKMQSDVNGKTAYLITNHKSNSRKYRAAVAKHVKIINENQFEKLLH
- a CDS encoding MarR family winged helix-turn-helix transcriptional regulator — protein: MLRIKDRYKLISLLLKIANSINRNRNSHLRKVGLTSRQADVLFYTNKYPNSTMTDLAIFMGCAHQTIQEVVKKMVKKGLLEMKRSKRDGRCQIIKLTKSGKTYLSAYRKKGLITGTELLKGMSNQSQRILLKLLIQGFNNLDN
- a CDS encoding zinc-dependent alcohol dehydrogenase family protein, translating into MPAIPKTMKAWEVVKQGSVNKKPFPLKYVTKPVPQPKPGETLVKVLACGVCHTDLHVTEGDLPVHKKLLTPGHEIVGIVVKNGKNAHRFKIGDRIGIPWLRWTCGVCEYCRSGHENLCPNSKYTGWDHDGGYAQYATVPEGYAYHIPKRFKSVEAAPLLCAGIIGYRAYERANVPAGGKLGLYGFGGSAHITAQIALAQGIQVHVFTRGGDAGRYAKKLGCSSVNNTYDVSPVPLDSSIIYAPVGDCVPNALKSLRSGGTLALAGIHMTDIPQMSYEDHIFHEKTLTSVESNTRHDGETFLTLADRLGIQPHVTTYPLDKADQALKRVSKGDLKGACVLKVADK
- a CDS encoding GRP family sugar transporter, which codes for MNILIALLPAFFWGCTPLWTHICSGKPIQQLVGTTYGALVVGILIYLIKQPLMTPSIFWWSFLGGVGWSLGQLAQYRAFINLGVATTSPITAGIQLLGVNFIGVAFFGSWKSAIAKTIGGIAIVLIILGVFLTTRTGKKHQSIKNKKKFIKYVLELIIGTGIGYTACSTLPRIPDASGWSTFPGQTVGMIISAVLIALIFYPRSHAVLSKATFTNVLTGFNSGFGTLSYLISMILNGVSTGFTLSQMTTVVATFIGLVVLREHKSGKSLAYTLSGVALVVLGGVMTGFIH
- a CDS encoding ImmA/IrrE family metallo-endopeptidase yields the protein MIIDDVINDLVAFAKRHHIIIKFLKMPSGMRSLAFIKQKFIIINTNCPESQLPFKIAHELGHVLLESDDRIFHSKSMDNRFSSEGTANDVALHLLIKFYLDECEEYNLNSVQPIMEQLHIAPKFLAKVQRITKECLTH
- a CDS encoding acyl-CoA thioesterase gives rise to the protein MIKPYIHKVQYYETDKMGITNNTNYVRFMEEARNDYLAQINFPYSKFEDNGIISPVVKISCEYRKTTTYPDLIKIRVRILKVNRFKLIVGYVMTVKGQIVCRAKSSHCFMTNGRIINMEKQLPDFYRQLKAEEKRGQQNN
- the tyrS gene encoding tyrosine--tRNA ligase, coding for MDIIDDLKWRGAINQETDEKGLKKLLAHHKISVYAGIDPTGDSMHVGHLIPFMILKRFQKAGFHPVILIGGMTGAIGDPSGKKAERTLQTQAQVKHNEKCLTKQAKQLFDKDGGVTIVNNYDWLSKLNLETFLRKFGKLFNVNDMIHKEIIKSRLAAGISFTEFTYQILQSIDFLHLYKTHDVHLEVGGSDQWGNITDGIKLIRKIEGPKAQAYGLTIPLMLKSDGTKFGKTAGGAVWLDPKKTSPYEFYQFWFNTADADVIKYLKYFTFLSHDEITKLAKITKKTPWKRVAQRKLAEEVTKFVHGEKGLKQAQKITDAFFHGNIKSLTDEEAQMAFHGMPSVDISSKPEGIIDWLVDAKIEPSKRQARQDVKSGAVHINGDKVQDMSATVDPASAFHGKFVVVRKGKKHYWLAKVTK
- a CDS encoding helix-turn-helix domain-containing protein, with protein sequence MVNVNETNLAKYVHDAIFNSHLSLRKAAKKVGVSAAYLSKLINHKANSNPKPSTLKKMADGLKISYTNMCKILGYDTRKQRVIDLKQAIDNDDYLTFGGRPISKEEKIFVKRMLDGGNDDN